A genomic region of Pelodiscus sinensis isolate JC-2024 chromosome 1, ASM4963464v1, whole genome shotgun sequence contains the following coding sequences:
- the LOC102452449 gene encoding olfactory receptor 52M1-like: MTYSNATDFTNPSTFILQGIPGLEIVHVWISIPFCTMYIIALLGNFTILFIVKMESSLHEPMYYFLCMLATTDLVLTTSTMPKMLAIFWVNSREIHFSACLAQLFFIHCFSAIESGILAAMAFDRYVAICHPLRHSTILTNPLVAKIGLAVVLRSCMESLPYPFLVRQWSYCRTNLISQPYCEHMAVVKLACGDTRVSSYYGLFGLFCVLGLDVVFIAISYMQILRAIFRLPTKEARLKTFLTCGSHVCVIVIFYIPTLFSSLIYRFGQNFPPHVHVLISNMYLLLPPMLNPIIYGVTTKEIRGRLLGLITHKSSRVFS; this comes from the coding sequence ATGACATACTCCAACGCAaccgacttcaccaacccctccaccttcatcctgcagggcatTCCTGGCCTCGAGATAGTCCATGtgtggatctccatccccttctgcaccatgtacattatagccctcttggggaacttcaccatcctgttcattgtgaagatggagtcgagcctccatgagcccatgtactatttcctctgcatgctggccactACCGACCTGGTTCTCACCACATCTACCATGCCCAAAATGCTCGCAATCTTCTGggtcaattccagggagatccaTTTCAGTGCCTGCCTTGCTCAGCTGTTTTTCATTCACTGCTTCTCAGCGATTGAGTCTGGGATATTGGCAGCCATGGCATTtgaccgctacgtggccatctgccatcccctgagacattccaccatcctgacaaaccctttggtggccaagattggcctggccgtggtgctgcgcAGTTGCATGGAgtccctgccctatcccttcctggTGAGGCAGTGgtcatattgcagaaccaacctCATCTCTCAGCCCTATTGTGAACACATGGCTGTGGTGAAACTGGCCTGTGGGGACACCCGCGTCAGTAGTTACTATGGGCTCTTTGGGCTATTCTGTGTCTTGGGTCTGGATGTGGTATTTATTGCCATTTCCTATatgcagatcctcagggccatcttcagactcCCCACAAAGGAGGCCCGACTCAAGACTTTTTTGACCTGTGGCTCACACGTCTGTGTCATCGTAATCTTTTACATTCCAACTCTTTTCTCATCTCTCATATACCGTTTTGGACAGAACTTTCCCCCGCATGTCCATGTTCTCATATCCAACATgtacctgctgctgccccccatgctgaaccccatcatctacggggtgacgACCAAAGAAATACGGGGTCGGCTGCTTGGGCTCATTACCCATAAATCGTCTAGAGTTTTCTCCTAG